The DNA segment GAAATCAATAAAAAACCTTTTTACAGATTTAAATATCAAAAAGATGATAAGTACTATGATGAAAAAGGTGTTGGCTTTACTCAAACTTTTTTATTCCAAGTTCCTTTAACATATGCAAGAATCTCTAGTCATTTTACAAATAAAAGATATCACCCTGTTTTAAAAAGATATAGAGCTCATCTAGGAACAGACTTTGCAGCTCCTACTGGAAGAAATATTTATGCAGCAGGCGATGGAAGAGTTGAATTTGTAGGAACACAAGGTGGATATGGAAAAACTATTATCATAAATCATCAAAATGGTTACAAAACGCTATATGCACACCAAAATGCCTTTTCAAAAGATGTAAGACAAGGACAAATGATTAAAAAAGGTGAACATATAGGTTATGTTGGTTCTACAGGATTAAGTTCAGGACCACATCTTCATTTTGGTATGTATAAAAATGGTTCAGCAATAGATCCATTAACTGTACTTAAAAAACCTAAGACAGATGGTCTAGAAGCAAAAGAGAGAGCATCATTCTTAGCAAATACTCAAAATATTATTAAAAGATTTGAAAAAGAAATTTCAAATGAAAATAGAACTTTACCAACAAAATTTGAAAGAGTAAATGATAGAAGTGAAATAAATGCTATATAAATAAAATAGAAACTTGTTCTATTTTATTTTTGAAAAGAAGCAGAAACTATAGATAGAAACTCATCTTTAGTTTTTTTATCGCTTTTAAAAAGTCCTCTTAATGAAGATGTTATTGTAGTTGAACAAATTTTTTGAACTCCTCTCATCTCCATACACATATGTCTTGCATCAATAATAACAGCAACACCTTTTGGTTTTAAGTGTTCATTTAAAGCATCACAAATTTGTTCTGTCATTTGCTCTTGAATTTGTAACCTTCTAGCAAATACATCAACAACTCTTGGAATTTTTGATAATCCAACAACTTTTCCATTTGGAATGTATGCAACATGAGCTTTCCCTATAATTGGTAACATATGATGTTCACAAAAAGAGTAAAATTCAATATCTTTTACAACAACCATTTCATCATTTGTAGAAGTAAATAATGCTTTTTGAATAATTTCTTTTGGGCACTCTTTATATCCACTACACATAAATTCGAAAGCTTTTCTTACTCTTTTAGGAGTGTCTAAAAGCCCTTCTCTTTCTATATCTTCTCCAATATAATTTAAAATATTTTTAATTGAATTTTCAAATTCAAATTCTTTACTCATAATAAATTGTTCCTTTTAAAAATTTTATATCCAACCTTTTTTCCTAAAGATTATTAAAGGGGTAATAGCTGATAAAATCATAATACCAATTGAGAATAAATATCCATAATCCCAATCAAGTTCTGGCATAAGATGAAAATTCATACCATAAATACTAGCAACTAGTGTTGGCGGTAAGAAAATAACATTTACAATCGTAAATATTTTAATAACCTTATTTTGTTCAACACTCAAAAGTCCTACAAAAATATTTTGTAAATAATCAAGTCTTTCAAAATTAAAATTTGTATGATCAATTAAAGACCTAATATCCTTTAACATAATAGGAAGTTCGCTTTTATCTTCAGTTACTCTTTGCGATTTTAACAAAGAGTTTAGTATTCTTTGCTTATCTGTAAGGTTTTCTCTAATTTTCATATTTAGATTTTCAAAAATTGACATTTGTTCTAATATATCTTCGTTATCAATATCATCGTCAAATGCTTGTTTTCTAATAGCCGCAATATCTTTACTTAAATTTTCAATAATATCTGCATCAGCATCAATTCTAATATCAATAATTTGAGAAAAAATAGAATATCCTGTCTTATACTCTCTTGGACTTGCAAGAAGTTTTTTAATTGAAGTATTGAAACTTGCTAATTTTTTATATCTAATAGATATTAACAAATCTCCTTGTAAAATGAAAGAAACCGTTTCATTTACTGGTTCTTTACTATCATTTATCAAGAAATAACTATTTATTTCAATTCTATTTCCTTCTTCCCAATATCTAGAACTAAGCTCTATCTCTTCACTCTCTTGCTTTGTAGGAAATTCTATTTCAAATATAGCTTCAATTGTTTTCACTTCATCCATTGTAGGGAAAAGCATATCTATCCAAATAACACTCTTTCTATCTTCAATGTCTTTTAGATATTCCATTCCTTCAATTACAGTAAGTCTATTTCCTTTTTTTACATAACAACTAATCAAACTTACTCCTTTAAAACTATTTAATAATATTTCCCATATCCCAAATTGGAACAAATATTGCTAATACTATCCAAAGTATCAAAATTACAATAAATACAAGAAATATTGGTTGTATTACCGATATAAGAAAACTTACCTTCTCATCGAATCTATTTTTGAAAATC comes from the Aliarcobacter cibarius genome and includes:
- a CDS encoding M23 family metallopeptidase, with translation MKKVIVFIILFVNTLFSAQVEELSWPKGETFLTFLEKYKIPLSLYYELEKEDKELCSEIQAENTYFLYTEDSGELNQVLIPVSSDIQLHVYKDSKNNYKFQTLPIDYIENSQLVAIEINESISNDIYKATGDNTLAAIIQSLFKGSDANFRKMQKGDFIAIQYTQKSYLGKPFGMPEINSAMVEINKKPFYRFKYQKDDKYYDEKGVGFTQTFLFQVPLTYARISSHFTNKRYHPVLKRYRAHLGTDFAAPTGRNIYAAGDGRVEFVGTQGGYGKTIIINHQNGYKTLYAHQNAFSKDVRQGQMIKKGEHIGYVGSTGLSSGPHLHFGMYKNGSAIDPLTVLKKPKTDGLEAKERASFLANTQNIIKRFEKEISNENRTLPTKFERVNDRSEINAI
- the folE gene encoding GTP cyclohydrolase I FolE, whose protein sequence is MSKEFEFENSIKNILNYIGEDIEREGLLDTPKRVRKAFEFMCSGYKECPKEIIQKALFTSTNDEMVVVKDIEFYSFCEHHMLPIIGKAHVAYIPNGKVVGLSKIPRVVDVFARRLQIQEQMTEQICDALNEHLKPKGVAVIIDARHMCMEMRGVQKICSTTITSSLRGLFKSDKKTKDEFLSIVSASFQK
- the corA gene encoding magnesium/cobalt transporter CorA, which translates into the protein MISCYVKKGNRLTVIEGMEYLKDIEDRKSVIWIDMLFPTMDEVKTIEAIFEIEFPTKQESEEIELSSRYWEEGNRIEINSYFLINDSKEPVNETVSFILQGDLLISIRYKKLASFNTSIKKLLASPREYKTGYSIFSQIIDIRIDADADIIENLSKDIAAIRKQAFDDDIDNEDILEQMSIFENLNMKIRENLTDKQRILNSLLKSQRVTEDKSELPIMLKDIRSLIDHTNFNFERLDYLQNIFVGLLSVEQNKVIKIFTIVNVIFLPPTLVASIYGMNFHLMPELDWDYGYLFSIGIMILSAITPLIIFRKKGWI